One Oceanispirochaeta sp. M1 genomic window carries:
- a CDS encoding metallophosphoesterase: MTKKKLILIIAVTVLTLVGLLFALMQWATINNLNVIQGIQSSEIWFEGDSYDRESISSLVKADDEDFTILLLSDIQLESHPIKDKKSLKLIDELVGEIKPDFIMTAGDNTSWIFSVGMTKKLIKQLESYDIPWGVTLGNHDSEGLADRSWHGNQYENGENSFFKSGPSNIHGIGNYSVNIENEKGEIIYTLVMMDSNIRRNYEKSEDYDFIYYDQIKWYEWLIEGVQSEIGSTVPSLLFFHIPLPEFENVFNAVKDDTIDTGTIFGENRERIFSPPVNTGLFERALALKSTTHIFCGHDHVNSLSAVWRGIRLTYGLKSGPNSYSDDDMRGATLITIEDDTNKVVVQHIYK; the protein is encoded by the coding sequence TTTTGCATTAATGCAATGGGCGACCATCAATAATCTTAATGTGATACAGGGAATACAATCGAGTGAAATCTGGTTTGAAGGCGATTCTTATGACAGAGAGTCAATTTCCTCTCTGGTAAAAGCGGATGATGAGGATTTTACAATTTTATTATTATCAGACATTCAGCTCGAATCGCATCCCATCAAGGATAAGAAGTCTTTGAAGCTCATTGATGAACTTGTCGGGGAGATTAAACCCGACTTTATCATGACAGCAGGGGATAATACATCGTGGATCTTTTCAGTTGGAATGACAAAAAAACTGATAAAACAGTTGGAGAGTTATGATATTCCCTGGGGAGTCACCCTGGGAAATCATGATTCGGAAGGTCTAGCCGACCGGAGCTGGCATGGGAATCAGTATGAGAATGGGGAAAACTCATTCTTTAAATCAGGGCCATCCAATATTCATGGGATTGGAAATTACTCCGTTAATATTGAAAATGAAAAAGGTGAAATCATCTATACACTTGTCATGATGGATTCCAATATAAGACGGAATTATGAAAAATCGGAAGATTATGATTTTATCTATTACGATCAGATTAAATGGTATGAATGGCTGATAGAGGGAGTCCAATCCGAAATCGGCAGTACAGTACCTTCCCTGTTATTTTTTCATATTCCACTTCCTGAATTTGAAAATGTTTTTAATGCGGTGAAAGATGATACCATTGATACAGGAACAATTTTCGGGGAAAACAGAGAGCGGATCTTTTCTCCCCCTGTTAATACAGGTCTTTTTGAACGGGCTCTTGCTCTGAAGAGTACGACTCATATATTCTGTGGTCATGATCATGTTAACAGTCTCTCAGCAGTCTGGAGGGGCATACGTTTGACTTACGGATTGAAAAGCGGTCCCAACAGTTATTCTGATGATGATATGCGCGGTGCGACGTTGATCACAATTGAAGATGATACAAACAAAGTTGTGGTTCAGCACATCTATAAATAA